Below is a genomic region from Desulfomonilia bacterium.
CCGGAAACCAGTATATTGCTTATCTTACTTACAAATTCGCCTGCTTTTTCAAGAATGACGGTATGGTAGTTTTCAAGAAGATTGAACTGAGGATAATATTGAGTAATCCTTTCAAAGGCATTCGGCTGGTTCATCCACTGGTCAATCCAGGGTTTTACATTGGCGCTTATTTTAACGGCCTCATTTGCAACCATTCCCAGCAGCACGCCAATGGGAATGAAGAAAATAAGGAATATTGTTGCTATTGTGATGAACGATGCAAGATTCTTTCTGCCTCTGACGCATCGGCATATGAAGCCGTATAAAGGCTGCGAAAGGGATGAGAAGATGGCGGCAAGAAAGATCGCCATGAGAAAATCCCGTATCATGTAAAAAAAAAGTGCCGTTACGGCTATTATGAAGAGAAGTACCAGGATCTTGTTGAGAGTAAACCGTTCCATGAATCATATCATCGGAAGATAAAGAGGCGGACTTTAAATCCGCCTCTTAGTAAATCAATGTGCTACCAGGCAATGTTTAGATTCAAGCCTCCGGCTATGGCGCTGCCTTTGACTTCGTAACTGACCTGATTTGCCCAGCTCTGGCCTGATATGCCGTTCTTATACACGGTTATTTCCTTCAGCTTCTGATATTGAAGCACGCCTTCGACTTTGAGGGGCTGTTTGAAAAGATTCCACCATGGAAATATGAACTGATATCCTGCACCGAGCGAGAAGGTATTCTTATCAAGGTCTATGTAATTTGAAACCCTGCCGGACTGATCTGGAATCGGGGACGGCTGATAGGCATAGCCTGCATTTATGCTCAGATTCTTTATCCCTTTGTATGATACGCCTACACGATAGTTTGTCGTATCGCTGAAGTCAGGGTCCGGATATCCGTTTATGCTGTCGGTGTATGACAGGCCGTACTTGCTCCATCTCTGGCGGTTCGCCTCGACTGAAACAAGTATGGGGTCGGTATCGACAGCCAGACCCAGTGAATATTCTTCAGGTGTGAAATACGCATTCATGTCCAGCATCATGGGCATGGTATATGTTAGCCCGCCTATATCCAGAACCGTTGTTACAGGAATGGGGCCAAGCTTGAGTTCCTGCTCATCACGCCAGGAGAACCCCAGTTTTATCTTTGTATTGAGTGTTTGTTCAAGTGCGGGGGTGCACAGCAAGAGACCGGCGGTCGGTACATAATCGAATACGGCGCCGAATTCAGACTGGGCTTCGACATCCTGATAGCTGTTGTAAGGGCTGTCACCCGACCCGCCGCTGAAGAGGCCGTTTACATAAAATGTTCCGGGTCCGTGGAGCATTGCTTGAATTCCTGCGCCTATATAGGCTATATCCTTGACAGCTTCTATCCCGAGCCCTGCAGCCAGCGTGATACGGTTAATGTCATCCCCATACCTGATGAAATGAGGCTGGTCCGGCGGCCAGTCATGAATCCTGTATGATACGTCGCCCATTTCGGGAATGGCAGCGGTAATTCCAAGCTGAACATGGAATGGCAGTTTGACTATCCTGTTGATATCCATCATGAGGCCGATGACAGGTATGCCGAGATTGAGTCCGTTGGCCGCTGTTGCTTCGGTCGGGTCATTCCTGATGCCTGAATCAATGTTGTTGGGATTGTTGTATATCTTAAGCGACCCGCCGCTTAGCTTATCGACTTTTATACTGGGGGATGTGTACAGATATTGGATTGACAGCCCGAAATCCTTGCTCTGTGCAAGGCCTGCCGGGTTGTAATATGCGGCGGAGAAATCATCCGCAACAGCAGTGAAAGCTCCACCCAGTGAGATTGCCCTGTTGCCCAGGCCGTATGTGTCTGCATAGCTGGAAGCGAAAACCGGAGAGCTGCACACAACGGCTGCAAAAATTACCGATATATAAAGGATTGTTTTGTTTTTCATCGTCTTATCCTTCTTCATTGTATTACCAGCTAAAGCTGAGATTGATTCCGCCGGCATATGCATCACCTTTGACCGTGTAGCTCTTCTGATCTACCCAGGTCGGCCCTTGAACTCCATCCTTGTTGACATGAAGGGTATCAAGCAGCTGATATGCAAACATCGCCCCTACGGACATCGGTTTGTTAAGTGCAAATGGTACATTGAATGTATATCTTCCGCCGAGAGAAAATATATCCTTATCCATATCGATATAGTTGGAAACCACACCTGACTGGTTCGGTACGGGTGTCGGCTGGTGACAATAGCCGAAAGAGACGTTCGTGTTTTTATTGATCCTCCATTCAAGCCCCAGTCTGTAATTTATTGTATTCTTGAAGTCGGGCATATTTGCGAATGCAGTTTTCGTAAGCTCATTTACAGTTTCTTCAGGCATGACTTTGTAATCGCTCCATTCCTGGTAGTTGGCTTCGGCCGATACAAGAAGAAAATCAAAATCGTATGAGGCGCCAAGGGAATATTCTCTCGGAGTATAGAATGCATAGAGTCCCATCACTATCCCGATATTTCCCTGAAATGGTGAGGATATAGCGGTAATGAGCGTAGGTAGAGGATCGATTTCAACCTGTTCCTTGTCTCTGAACGTGAAGCCGATTTTCAGTTTTTTATTAAGAGGTGTCACCATAATGCTTGCAAGAGGGTCCATCTTCAGAAGATTTGACTGCTTCACCTCTGCAACTGCTTCACCGTTTGCTTCCGTTGTATTAAGCCCGTCAACGTATATCATGCCGTCGCCGTAAAGCATTGTCTGTGCACCAAGGCCTATATAAACGAGGTCTTTCCAGCATTCGACGCCGAGGCCTACAGCGGCATGGATACGGTCGATATTATCGCCGTATCTTATGAAATGCGGCTGATCGACCGGGTAGGAGTATATCCTGTACATTGTGTCGCTGCGTTCGGGCATGGACATTGCCATACCGAACTGAACATTTACAGGCAGATTGATGATGTCATTTACGCTTATCCCGATACCTATGAGCGGTATTGAGAGATTGAGGCCCCTCGAGCTTCCCCTGTATTGGGATGGGTCTGTCCTGACGCTTCCGTTGGGGTTGGTCACGACAAGGTCGTTTCCGCTTGAGTCTTCGACTTTTATCTTGGGTGCGGTGTACATGTAATCCAGGGTAAAGTAATTTTTGCTGCTCATCGCAAGACCGGCCGGATTGTAGTAAGCGGCTGAATAGTCATCCGCAACTGCGGTAAAAGCGCCCCCCAGTGAAACGGCCCTTGATCCGAATCCCCAGGTGTCGGCGAAACCGGCTGCATGGGCGCTTAGACCTGAACAAAGAAATACCGATAAGAAAAGAAGCAGTTTCTTGCCCATTTTGTAACCCCTTTCAATAAAATAGTTTAAAAGGGGATGAATATTTCATCATCCCCCGGGAAATCATAGAAGCGGAAATCGTGTCGATTTAATCTTTTTTGTTCATTTGACTGTAATATTATCAAGTAGATTCTTGAGCGTCAGAACAAGATTGTTATAACCTTCTGATTTCGGGCTGAGAATTGAAGGCCCGCTTGACCCCTGAGTGAGATCATAAAGTTCACCGAGTATTCTCTGCATGAATTCCTTGTCGGTATCGACATAACTGAGTTTGACCTGCTTGAAGAGGGCATATGCAACCGCATCTTCCTTCACGCCGTCGCCGTTGTTGTCAACCGGAGTGAAGAGCGCCCTTATGAACTTAGGTTCGATGCTTATCTTTATGTAGTTCTCACCGGCACCTTCGCCGCCCATAATCTTTGTCAGCATGCCGACTTCTTTGCTGTCGCTTTTGTTGTAGAATTGGTCAAGAACCGACCAGAGGGCTTCCTGACCTTCCTCGGTGCCGGTTGCCTCGGTAAGGAAAGTGGTTATAGGTTCGATATCGCCTCCATACCAGTTTGTCACAAGGTACAGGTCTGAAAGGTGCTTGAGAAGGCTGTCAGGTCCTGTTACCGGTGTGCTCCCTTTAATGAATCCGCCCGGATTGTAGATATCGTCCTGGACATCCAGCGCCTTGTAAAGAAGCGTCTTGGAATTGGCGATAAACGGATTATCGTCCTTTCCTTCGTTTATTTTAGCGGTAAGATAATCCATGAGCTCGCTCGATGTAGAATCGTCACCTGTATCGGTCGATTCGGGTATGAACTTTGATATGATCGAGGATACATCATCGTAATCCGCGATCAGGTCGGGTATAATATCGACAAGGCTTCCGCCTATATTGCTCGTATTCATGGCTGTACCCATGACTCTGGCGAACTCTACTATGTTGTCGGTATTTGTTTTTCCTGTCGTAGTGTTGATGTTTGTAAGGAACAGGTTTACGTTTTCTATAAGCGTCTTCTGGTTCTGTTCGTTCTTATCGCTGAACAGTTTGGCAACCAGTTCGTTCTGGTCTGCTAAGGTCATCGGCTGCATGTTGAGGTCTTTGATGATGGAGACAAGAAGCTTCTGTTTGTTTACGACAGGACAATCGGTTTCATTCAATCTTTTTGCTATGGTAATTGCAACCTTCAGAATAGGTGCAACAAGCCCGGGGTCAGTCTGGCCGGGGGTGCTTCTGTCCATTAGCGCCATCAGAAGTGCGGGTTCAGCCTTTTTGATTACAGAACCCTGGTCGTCCTTCACAAATGTTGGAGACGAACTTTTAAGAGAATGATAACTCTCGTGGTTTATTTCATTGAGCTTTGCCATCATATCGACGGTTGCGCGGGTTTTCGGCATGTTGTTCTTGCCGAGAAAATCGTCGACGTCTGCCTGCCAGGCTGATTTCATCAGGGGGGCAAAGAGACAGATCAGTTTATGGCGGGTTCCTGCTGTTCCATCGGTTTTACCGTCTCCTCCTGCAAGTTCTTTGAACGCAGGGAACGGATCAA
It encodes:
- a CDS encoding outer membrane protein transport protein; amino-acid sequence: MKNKTILYISVIFAAVVCSSPVFASSYADTYGLGNRAISLGGAFTAVADDFSAAYYNPAGLAQSKDFGLSIQYLYTSPSIKVDKLSGGSLKIYNNPNNIDSGIRNDPTEATAANGLNLGIPVIGLMMDINRIVKLPFHVQLGITAAIPEMGDVSYRIHDWPPDQPHFIRYGDDINRITLAAGLGIEAVKDIAYIGAGIQAMLHGPGTFYVNGLFSGGSGDSPYNSYQDVEAQSEFGAVFDYVPTAGLLLCTPALEQTLNTKIKLGFSWRDEQELKLGPIPVTTVLDIGGLTYTMPMMLDMNAYFTPEEYSLGLAVDTDPILVSVEANRQRWSKYGLSYTDSINGYPDPDFSDTTNYRVGVSYKGIKNLSINAGYAYQPSPIPDQSGRVSNYIDLDKNTFSLGAGYQFIFPWWNLFKQPLKVEGVLQYQKLKEITVYKNGISGQSWANQVSYEVKGSAIAGGLNLNIAW
- a CDS encoding outer membrane protein transport protein — its product is MGKKLLLFLSVFLCSGLSAHAAGFADTWGFGSRAVSLGGAFTAVADDYSAAYYNPAGLAMSSKNYFTLDYMYTAPKIKVEDSSGNDLVVTNPNGSVRTDPSQYRGSSRGLNLSIPLIGIGISVNDIINLPVNVQFGMAMSMPERSDTMYRIYSYPVDQPHFIRYGDNIDRIHAAVGLGVECWKDLVYIGLGAQTMLYGDGMIYVDGLNTTEANGEAVAEVKQSNLLKMDPLASIMVTPLNKKLKIGFTFRDKEQVEIDPLPTLITAISSPFQGNIGIVMGLYAFYTPREYSLGASYDFDFLLVSAEANYQEWSDYKVMPEETVNELTKTAFANMPDFKNTINYRLGLEWRINKNTNVSFGYCHQPTPVPNQSGVVSNYIDMDKDIFSLGGRYTFNVPFALNKPMSVGAMFAYQLLDTLHVNKDGVQGPTWVDQKSYTVKGDAYAGGINLSFSW